A region from the Streptomyces lydicus genome encodes:
- a CDS encoding maleylpyruvate isomerase family mycothiol-dependent enzyme, whose translation MAVTDALALPGEADTHVLPAETVRAAIGTGQERLCALLPGLTDAGVREPSELPGWTRAHVLSHLEGVALALARQARYALRGELIEPYDGGRPARAAAIEAGAVRGAAALGDAVRAALAEASAAWAAVGPADWQRPVKHRDGTLRSALLCWWRELEIHTADARIGHAPRGWPRELCHHLLDHLSPRVPQDLPLVLTSTDDTFSRRYGDTGVPAVTVSGPLTDLAAWLSGRTPHHPLDCRRSDRTIPPPDLLDWP comes from the coding sequence GTGGCCGTGACGGATGCGCTCGCGCTGCCGGGGGAGGCGGATACGCACGTGCTCCCCGCGGAGACGGTCCGGGCCGCGATCGGGACGGGGCAGGAGCGGCTGTGCGCCCTGCTGCCCGGCCTGACCGACGCCGGGGTGCGCGAGCCGAGCGAGCTGCCCGGCTGGACCCGCGCCCATGTCCTCTCGCACCTCGAAGGCGTCGCGCTGGCCCTGGCCCGGCAGGCCCGTTATGCGCTGCGCGGTGAGCTGATCGAGCCGTACGACGGCGGGCGCCCGGCGCGCGCGGCCGCGATCGAGGCCGGTGCGGTACGTGGGGCCGCGGCGCTCGGGGACGCCGTACGGGCCGCCCTGGCCGAGGCGTCCGCAGCCTGGGCGGCGGTCGGTCCGGCCGACTGGCAGCGGCCGGTGAAGCATCGCGACGGCACCCTGCGCTCCGCCTTGCTCTGCTGGTGGCGGGAGTTGGAGATCCACACGGCGGACGCCCGGATCGGCCACGCTCCGCGCGGCTGGCCACGGGAGCTGTGTCATCACCTGCTGGATCACCTGTCTCCCCGTGTGCCGCAGGATCTGCCGCTCGTCCTGACCTCCACGGACGACACCTTCTCCCGCCGGTACGGTGACACGGGCGTACCGGCGGTCACCGTCAGCGGCCCGCTCACCGACCTCGCGGCCTGGCTTTCCGGCCGCACACCGCACCACCCGCTCGACTGCCGCCGGTCGGACCGGACCATCCCGCCGCCCGATCTCCTCGACTGGCCGTAG